From Pseudomonadota bacterium:
CAAAATCATTAAATCTGATTTAACAACACTTAATCCCGTAGAAACATGCATGAATCCCAAAGGATGTCGTACTAAAGGATATGCCAAACCATATGTTGTATCAATAGCCATTTATTTTTTTCCTATATCAAGTCATTCTCAATCATTGGTCTTTGAACTCTAGAGGAGCCCTTTGATGCCGAAGCATATACTCTATCACTAATATGAAGATAGCCATCCTGTCCCATAACTATTACGGGCAGAACGCATCCCGACAAAGTACCATCCTCATTCTCACAATCCTGTCCAGCATCTAAAATAATCAATGAATCTGCCAAAAATAGATGTAATCTGGCTTTGTTTATGTAATATTCTGTACTTTGGTGATAACTAGTTTGGCTTACAATAGTTATCCAATTAGCTGGTTGTTCCTCTGATCCCACAATTGTATACATATCTTTGCATGTGGAGATTATATAAATACCGCCAACCCTTAAAAATACATATCCATCTGTTGGCGATTCTTGAAATCGCAAAATATGTGGACCACATGGATTACATTCTTTGTCTTTTGTTCCACATTGTGGACTAAATATTTGAATGTATTGTTGTTGACATTCTTCTTGGCTATTATCATCATTAAATCGCATTTCTAAGCCATAGCCAGTCCGCAGTCTGCAATAAGCCTTTTTTGCCTTGGGAATAGGTCTCGATTCAGGATCAATAATTTCTGAGCCTTCATCTTGTGGTTTGTTTATTTCTTGACGATCAGGAGAATGTTGTTCATTCTCTTCATCTAGCATCTCAAATATATGCTTAGATGTAGTTCTTAAAGTAATGCCACGTTTCTTTCCTGAAAGCTCTTTGTTTACCGTGTGGTCATTAAGTTCAACTGTGTTGCCACAAGCCGACACTAATCTAATAAGGTTTTGTGGGCCTCTGTTGTTTGTTTCATCCTCCTCGTCAAGCATTTCAAATCTATGCCCTGTGGGAGAAATAATTTTTACTTTTGTTTGACACTTATCTGTGCAACCAAAATCAAAACTTCCCAGACCTACTTCCCATGCCAAACCATCGCCAGGAACCTTTGGTTGCTCTACAGTGTCATCGAAAATAATGGTGGCACCACTTCTGGATAGAAGCTGAATACCACTCTGGTGTAGGCAAGCTTTGTTGTTTTGTGGTGTGCCCGGTCCTTTATAAGGAGCACATTCATTTTGGTGTTTAAAATAAGGATTGGCACATTTGGGCTTGCTTTTAGGGTCAAGACATTCGCCGGGCTTTTCTTTTGGCACCCAGTTCGAAGTTCCATCTTTGTTTTTTACTTCTTCCATACATTCTGATTCATCTCCACCCCCACAGCTACATTCGGGATGTGCCCATTGTCCCATAGGATGTAAAAAGTCATCCTTGAAAATCATCCAGTTATTGAGGCTACTGCCAATTTCTATTCTTTTATATCTGTGTCCACACTTATAATTTCCATCATCCAATTTGACATAATGCTTTTGCGGAGTCTTAAACCCATAAATATGCGGATAAGTAACCTTTCGCTTAGCAATGGCATCATCATCCATTAGTCTTTCTTTGTTGGCGTCAATTCCATTGTAGTTTTCTGTATTCCATTGCGGCAGGCACTGAGAACCGTCATTGGGTGGCAATAAATATCCCTTACGATGGCCTTCGTGAATTTTATAGTATTCTTCAACATTATATTGAAAATTATGTTGCCCATCTGGGTCTCTGTTTCTTCCCCAAGTTGTACCCATATAATAAGGATAGCGTCGGCTACCTCTGCCAAAAACAATACATAACAAAGAGCCAGCAGGTGGAACCCATACTAAGCCGCAATCATCAAATCCGCCCATAGCCGAAATAGGCCAAGCCCATTCACATTGCTCAATTTGTGTCTTTTCATTATTCATTTCTGGGCTGTAAAATCTTACCCTGCCTTGTTTTAGGGGATCAATTGTGTCAACACATAACCCCAGATAAACACCAAAATATGTCTCGGCTTGTGGCACTATTTTCCAACGTTTTTTAACTTCGCTGACGACCATTCTTTTGGTGTCATAGCCAAGCTCTGCAAAACGAGCCTCCACTTCTAATAATCGCTGGTTTAATGCTCCTATTTGACCAGGAATTGTTTTAGGCAAATTGCCTCTGTGACCCATTCTCATATTTTTTTATCCTTGATTTTTAGCATCTTGTGGCAACTCTAAACTAATTGTAGTAGTGTATGAGCCCTCACTGATATTGTGGCACACACCAGTTATTTTCCATTTTTTATGGCTCAAATAAGTGTTGCATCCAGGCTCAGCCAACCAATCGGCACAATCTCTTCCTCCCCCACCAACCAAATGGAAAGGATTAATTACCACAACAGAAGCCCATCTAATTACAGTTTCTTTAACACCACAAAATTCCCTGGCTGGATTTCCCACAATTCTTAATTCTGCTTTTATGGGCTCTTTTTGCATAAAGATTGCATTGGCCTTGGTGTGTTCTGATTGTGATTTTTCAGTCTCTTTGCCAGCTTTTTCCATAAAATGATTTACGGCTTGGGCAGATATTAGAACGCTTTGGAACGCACCTGTGTTTTCGCTAGTGCCAGGACAAATCTTATTATCCTTTTTTATGGGCTCTGAATTTGCAGGATTATTTCCACCGCCAGCACCAAATTTATTGAATGAAACCATCCAATTGATTTGTGGTGAGAAACTTATTACTGGACTGCAAAGGCCACCATTGACTATAAAAGTACCAATGCTGTTTTCACAATTATTCTCATTTTTGCAACCTTCTGGGTCTTCCCAAAATATAATAGTATTACTTAGCGGATCAAAAGAAGGAACAATTCCTTTATCATCTTTTGTATGAAATGGTTCTAGCCATTCCATAGCGGCTGCTAACTTGTTTTGATTGTCTGTCGTCCATCTATCTTTAGGTCCACGAGGAGGTATATTAGGACCACCAAAATCCCACTCTACGGGCGAGCCACCATTTTGACTTTTCTTCAAAAACTCTACCTTGCAGGTTGGTGGTTTTTCACCAAAGAGTTTAATGATAGCATCTTTCAGATGCATTTTTTGTACTTTGTCCCCCCCAAAAGAATCGCTGTGCCTACTGGCAAAAATAGCCTGTAAAACATCATTGGCAGTTACTATAAACTTTATTTTTCCCTCACTGAAACTTGTTTCAATGTTTGTCATTTCGGCTTCTATAATTGGGGATAATATTGGTGACATAGGACCATTACAATCACTCCCAACCCATCCGAATTGTGCCCTTACTTTTGGTTTGGTGTCAAATTCTTCAAGTTTTTTTGGCATGTCTTGAAAGAACTTATCGAAAGCTCCCCCTTGTTCATCAAAAATTTCTATCGTAAGCCCCATTCCATTAGACTTGTTGTATTCAAAACTTTTAATAATAGCTTCATGTGGTCTAGACGGAAATGATTTATTGCCAACTGTAACACCATTTTCCGCTGAACCTAGCCCAACCTTGACAAATGGAGCCATGTTCACGTAAGGCGGGGGCTTCAATAATGGAGGACAATAATAACTGTTGATACAACCAACTAAACAATTAGCCATAATTTTTCCTTAATATGGGTTACTCGGAAGCCTTATATTAGTTCCTGTTTTAAAATCATAAATATCGAAGATGTTATTAGCCTCCATAATTTTCCACCAAAAGTCGGGCGTGCCATAAACCTCCATAGAAGCCCTGTCAGGACGATATTCCCAACCAGCAGGTATAACAGCATACATATCGTCTGACCTTGATTCATAAACATGCCTCTTGTAAGTTGTAAGTGTTAAAAGCTTAAAGTTGCCATAATAAATAATTTCACTATCAGCATACCTGCTAGTGGCTGTTACAAAACCCTGTGTTGAATAGGTCGTTCTTTCTAATTTATTAGCCATTATCTGCCATCCGTAAATATTCTGCTTTGCCCTGGTAAATCAGCACTTTTGTATACTACTTCCCAAGTAGTATCTACATCAAATTGAACTGGTGTAAAAAGAGTTTTATTCCATGCTACATTTGTGGGAAATTTGACTGAATACTGCATTAAAATTACACACAAGGGGTCTTTATCTGACAATAAAGAACCACATCTTATCATGCAAACTGGTGGTGGAATAAATGGAGCACCGCCGCCGCCAATATCTCTTGGATAAACTGCACTCTCCAACGCCCTTAAAAAGGATAAATTTTCATCAGCATCACCTGCTTTTGTAGTATAAAAATGCAATGTCATTGAAATTGTTCTGGGGGCCGAATGTGAATAAGTCTTCAAAGGACTAGCTCGACCAATAACTGTTTCGTCATTATATTGTGCTGATTTAGAATCTGATATGTCTGGCAAGGCTTTCATAAAAACAGTGCCAGCACCCGGAATCATAATCCAACAATTCGGAATTTCTACTAATGAACCACTGCCATCTGTTGCTTTCATATTTATCCTTTAGACTACGCCTACGTTAGTTTCTCCTGTAGAGGGAGTGCCCGATTGCAATCCAAATTGCCACCTTGCATAATCTGTTGATTTTGGTGGCGTCATATGACTTCTTGAAGAGGTTGTACCTTGACCGCTCGCACGCATGACTTCACTCGGCTTCATTAAACTTACCAGAGTAGCAATATTTTCATTTATTTCTACTAAATTCTTTACTTGCTCCTCATTCAAAGCTTCCAACTTGGTGGTTTGTGTCGTTCCACTAACAGCAGATTGAGACGCACTTTGCTCTTGTCGTATGCGATCATAAACATCATTTACAGGACTGGCATTAGCTGGCACATTAGTGGCTGGTTCTATCTTGGGAATGGGCATCCTTCCATCTGCCATGTTGTTTGCCGCTCCCACAGCCGCTACTTGATTATTAAGGTTTTGTTTTAACAACTGAGAATGCATAGTTTCTGGCAAAGCATTTGGTGCATAACCACGAGCATAACCAGCTTGTATGCTTTGGTGAAAATCAAGTGCTGTTGGTGTTGCCGCTGATACTGGCGTTGTGGTTACTGGTGCTGTTGGTGTTGCTGCCGAAACTGGCGTTGTGGTTACTGGTGCTGTTGGTGTTGCTGCCGAAACTGGCGACTCAGACACAAGTTTTCCATTTATAAAAGTACCAGATGTTCTACCAGCTTGACTCAACTGATTACTACGGTCGTCCTTGCCTTGATGAAGCTGCCATTGTCGGTATTGTAGTTCTCTGGCTTTTGCTGGCCCTAATGATTTTCCTCGTCCATTTGGATCAAATTTAAACTCGTCTGTAACTGCGGCTGCTGGTGTCGCTGCCGCTACTGGTGTGGTTGGAACTGTAACTGCGGTCACTGGTGTCGCTGCTGCTACTGGTGTTGCCGCAACTGGTGTGGCTTTAATTTCTTCTAATTTCTTCCTTGTTGTTTCTACCTCTGTTTGAGCGGCTTGAACTGCTGCCTGAGATGCTTTTTGATCTGCTTCAATTGCTGAACTGTTCATCCACTTGGTAAACCAATTGCCCTCTGGGTTCATGGATTTTTCAAGATTAGTCTTTTGTCCCTCTAGGAATGCTTCATTAGCAGCCAATAGTTCTTCAAATTCTTTTACACTCTTGTCTTTTTCTGCTGCTGAAATACCAGCTTGCTTCTTTGCTTCGTTGCCCCTTTGTTCTATTATTGCTTTGTTCGCCTCCCCACCAGCTTTAGCCATCCTTTCAGTTTTTTCTGCTGCCGTTTTAGCAGCTTTGGTTTCTTCCAATGTTAATTTGTTTGATATCCAATTTGCAACTTCCGTAATACCTTTTTGCAATAATTCAAAAGGCGATTTGAGCAAATTCCAAGCACCATCAGCAATTGCCAAGAATCCCGACTTAACCTTGCCCCACACCCAACCAAGGCCAGTACCAATATGCGAGAATCCAGATTTAACCCAATCCCAACTTACCGAAAGCCCCTTTGCCATTGTTTGGAAAGGCCAACTAACTATATCCCAAGCTCCCTTGAGACCACTGCCAATTAATGAAAATCCTGATTTAATTCCGCCCCACATTACACCAAGTCCCTTGCCTATTAGTTTGAAGGGCGAGCTAATCAACTTCCATGCTGCACCGAGTCCCTTGCCTATTAACTTGAAGGGAGCACTAATTATACTCCATGCCCAACTAAGCCCCTTGCCAATCAATGAGAATCCTGATTTAATAGTGTCCCAAACACCACTAAGACCGCCTCCAATGCCCTCGCCAATTGAGAACCAGGATTTGATCCAATTCCACACTTTTTCAACTCCATTCGCTATCATTCTGAATGGCCAACTAATTACATCCCAGGCAGCACTAAGCCCATCACCAATCAAGGAGAAACCAGATTCTACCCAACCCCAGGCCACATCAAGCCCCTTGCCAATCATTTCAAATGGCCAACTAATTATGTCCCAGGCAGCACTAAGCCCCTCGCCAATCAATGAGAACCCTGATTTTACCCAACCCCAGACTACACCAAGTCCCTTAGCCATCATTCTGAATGGCCAACTAATGATGCTCCAAGCCCAACTAAGCCCCTTGCCAAGTAATACAAACGCTGGTTTAACAATACTGTTCCAATACCAACCAAGGAACTTGCCAATTAGTGAAAATGCTTTAATTATCATTCTGATTGGGAAAAGCAATACTTTGGCAAAGAATCCCAATACTTTGATTATCAACTTGATGGGGAACATCAATGCTTTTACAAAGAAACCAATAACTTTAATCAATAGTCGAATGGGCACAAGAAGAACTTTCAGAATAATGCCAATTGTGCCTCCAATAATCTTGGCAGCGGTGCCTAATACCCATCCAACTGCCTTAAATATTGTGCCTATTATTGTGCCAATAAATTTTACAACTGTTCCTATGGCTGATCCTATGGTTTTAAGAGCGGAAATAAAACCGCCAGTAGCAGCACCAGCTTCACCGCCTACGCCACCTGCACCACCGCCGCCAAACAAACTT
This genomic window contains:
- a CDS encoding phage baseplate assembly protein V, giving the protein MGHRGNLPKTIPGQIGALNQRLLEVEARFAELGYDTKRMVVSEVKKRWKIVPQAETYFGVYLGLCVDTIDPLKQGRVRFYSPEMNNEKTQIEQCEWAWPISAMGGFDDCGLVWVPPAGSLLCIVFGRGSRRYPYYMGTTWGRNRDPDGQHNFQYNVEEYYKIHEGHRKGYLLPPNDGSQCLPQWNTENYNGIDANKERLMDDDAIAKRKVTYPHIYGFKTPQKHYVKLDDGNYKCGHRYKRIEIGSSLNNWMIFKDDFLHPMGQWAHPECSCGGGDESECMEEVKNKDGTSNWVPKEKPGECLDPKSKPKCANPYFKHQNECAPYKGPGTPQNNKACLHQSGIQLLSRSGATIIFDDTVEQPKVPGDGLAWEVGLGSFDFGCTDKCQTKVKIISPTGHRFEMLDEEDETNNRGPQNLIRLVSACGNTVELNDHTVNKELSGKKRGITLRTTSKHIFEMLDEENEQHSPDRQEINKPQDEGSEIIDPESRPIPKAKKAYCRLRTGYGLEMRFNDDNSQEECQQQYIQIFSPQCGTKDKECNPCGPHILRFQESPTDGYVFLRVGGIYIISTCKDMYTIVGSEEQPANWITIVSQTSYHQSTEYYINKARLHLFLADSLIILDAGQDCENEDGTLSGCVLPVIVMGQDGYLHISDRVYASASKGSSRVQRPMIENDLI